The following are encoded in a window of Aromatoleum petrolei genomic DNA:
- a CDS encoding Hsp20/alpha crystallin family protein, which yields MANLIRRDPFDDLLRGFFVRPVDFGGGVSEAPQMRVDVKEDNDAYQVHAELPGIMKEDIHVHIDGPVVSISAERKQEKEVKEGERVLRTERYFGKVSRSFQLGQEIDEAKSSAKFKDGVLELSLPKKAHEQVKRLTID from the coding sequence ATGGCCAACCTGATTCGTCGCGATCCTTTCGATGACCTGCTGCGCGGTTTCTTCGTCCGTCCGGTCGATTTCGGCGGCGGCGTCAGCGAAGCTCCCCAGATGCGCGTGGATGTGAAGGAGGACAACGACGCCTACCAGGTCCACGCGGAGCTGCCGGGCATCATGAAGGAGGATATTCACGTGCACATCGACGGCCCGGTGGTGTCGATCAGTGCCGAACGCAAGCAGGAGAAGGAGGTCAAGGAAGGCGAGCGTGTGCTGCGCACCGAGCGGTATTTCGGCAAGGTGTCGCGCAGCTTCCAGCTCGGCCAGGAAATCGACGAAGCCAAGTCGAGCGCCAAGTTCAAGGATGGCGTGCTCGAGCTGAGCCTGCCCAAGAAGGCACATGAGCAGGTGAAGCGGCTGACGATCGACTGA
- the aspS gene encoding aspartate--tRNA ligase, giving the protein MRTKYCGQVTAADLDQTVTLCGWVHRRRDHGGVIFIDLRDREGLVQVVCDPDRADTFRTAESIRNEYVINLTGKVRRRPVGTENANLVSGEIEVLCHTIEVLNASATPPFLLDDDNLSENVRLVNRVIDLRRPQMQKNMMLRYKVAMAFRRFLDGQGFIDIETPMLTKSTPEGARDYLVPSRVHPGQFFALPQSPQLFKQLLMVAGFDRYYQITKCFRDEDLRADRQPEFTQVDIETSFLNEAEITAIMEDMIRFVFKEALAVELPNPFPRMTYAEAMRRFGSDKPDMRVTLELTEVTDAVQDVAFKVFSGPATSGGRVAALRVPGGASLTRGEIDEYTKFVGIYGAKGLAYIKVNDASQPNEAGLQSPIVKNLHETALRTILERTGAQSGDLIFFGADKTKVVNDALGALRIKLGHEKGYVTGDAWRPLWVVDFPMFEYDEDDKRWVACHHPFTSPKDDHVELLESNPGECLAKAYDLALNGWEIGGGSVRIHRAEVQSRVFEALNIGPEEQQVKFGFLLDALKYGAPPHGGLAFGLDRIVTLMTGAESIRDVIAFPKTQRAQCLLTDAPSAVDEKQLRELHIRLRQKVETQVEVAKA; this is encoded by the coding sequence ATGCGAACCAAGTACTGCGGACAGGTAACCGCCGCCGACCTCGACCAGACCGTGACCCTGTGCGGCTGGGTCCACCGACGCCGTGACCACGGCGGGGTCATCTTCATCGACCTGCGCGACCGTGAGGGTCTGGTGCAGGTCGTGTGCGACCCGGACCGTGCCGACACCTTCCGTACCGCGGAGTCGATCCGCAACGAATATGTGATCAACCTCACCGGCAAGGTACGCCGCCGCCCCGTGGGTACCGAGAACGCCAACCTCGTGTCCGGCGAAATTGAAGTGCTGTGCCACACGATCGAAGTGCTCAATGCATCCGCGACACCGCCCTTCCTGCTCGACGACGACAACCTGTCCGAGAACGTGCGGCTCGTCAATCGCGTCATCGATCTGCGCCGTCCGCAGATGCAGAAGAACATGATGTTGCGCTACAAGGTGGCAATGGCCTTCCGCCGCTTCCTCGACGGGCAGGGCTTCATCGACATCGAAACGCCGATGCTCACGAAGAGCACGCCGGAAGGCGCGCGCGACTACCTCGTGCCTTCGCGCGTCCATCCGGGCCAGTTCTTCGCGCTGCCCCAGTCGCCGCAGCTCTTCAAGCAGTTGCTGATGGTGGCCGGCTTCGACCGCTACTACCAGATCACCAAGTGCTTCCGCGACGAAGACCTCCGCGCCGACCGCCAACCGGAATTCACCCAGGTCGATATCGAGACCTCGTTCCTGAACGAGGCCGAGATCACCGCGATCATGGAAGACATGATCCGCTTCGTGTTCAAGGAAGCGCTCGCGGTCGAGCTGCCGAATCCGTTCCCCCGCATGACGTATGCCGAGGCGATGCGCCGCTTTGGCTCCGACAAGCCGGACATGCGCGTGACGCTGGAGCTCACGGAAGTCACCGACGCCGTGCAGGACGTGGCGTTCAAGGTGTTCAGCGGTCCTGCGACCAGCGGCGGCCGCGTCGCTGCGCTGCGCGTGCCGGGTGGCGCCTCCCTCACCCGCGGCGAAATCGACGAGTACACCAAGTTCGTCGGCATCTACGGCGCCAAGGGTCTCGCCTACATCAAGGTGAATGACGCCAGCCAGCCGAATGAAGCAGGCCTGCAGTCGCCGATCGTCAAGAACCTGCACGAGACCGCGCTGCGCACGATCCTCGAGCGCACCGGTGCCCAATCCGGCGATCTGATCTTCTTCGGCGCCGACAAGACCAAGGTCGTCAACGACGCTCTCGGTGCCCTACGCATCAAGCTCGGCCACGAGAAGGGCTATGTCACCGGCGACGCCTGGCGTCCGCTGTGGGTGGTCGACTTCCCGATGTTCGAGTACGACGAGGACGACAAGCGCTGGGTCGCCTGCCACCATCCGTTCACGAGCCCGAAGGACGACCACGTCGAGCTGCTCGAATCGAATCCGGGCGAGTGCCTCGCAAAGGCCTACGATCTGGCACTCAACGGCTGGGAAATCGGCGGGGGCTCGGTGCGTATCCATCGCGCAGAGGTGCAGTCCCGCGTGTTCGAGGCGCTCAACATTGGTCCGGAGGAGCAGCAGGTCAAGTTCGGCTTCCTGCTCGACGCGCTCAAGTACGGCGCGCCGCCGCATGGAGGTCTTGCGTTCGGCCTCGACCGCATCGTGACCCTGATGACCGGAGCCGAATCGATCCGCGACGTGATCGCCTTCCCGAAAACCCAGCGCGCGCAGTGCCTGCTCACCGACGCGCCGAGCGCGGTCGACGAGAAGCAACTGCGCGAACTGCACATCCGTCTGCGCCAGAAGGTCGAGACGCAGGTGGAAGTCGCCAAGGCCTGA
- a CDS encoding response regulator, whose product MADLERLTLLIIESNQGMRSQLRSMLNSFGIANVRFAPSAGAAITRLRDQRYDVILSEYSLGDGQDGQHLLEDLRTKEIIPLDTLFIMITGERNYERVVSAAELAPNDYILKPLTPDMLHMRLLRSLEKRDTFLPVYRLIEAGETQQAIDACTARAESHPRYRIDFLRLEAELHAALGHTDQAESIYREILAAKAIPWARLGLAKMLFAKKDYAGAEEILSALVAENSRYVDAYDWLARTREETGRMAEAREVLTSAVALSPHRLGRLRHLGNVQLAAGDGAAAERTLAEVVRKGKYSDFRDPEDHVLLVRAQLKQGRTDEAQATIRDLESSMGGMPATPVCASLSKALYHTSTGAEELAQAALRDALQAGTAVSSLSIDMKQELVKTCLDNHMEAEGSQLVIDILRNAADERTVERTRAILQERGHGDLSDELEERVHVEVRGLIAAGADMVKAGDFDGAVREMMAAVQKMPGNPHVLFNAALALLRHIENRGWSERLASQARGLIARTRRLDPSNPRLDALSGFMQQLVRKYNPRRGA is encoded by the coding sequence ATGGCAGACCTCGAACGCCTGACTCTCCTCATCATCGAAAGCAATCAGGGCATGCGCAGCCAATTGCGATCGATGCTCAACAGCTTCGGGATTGCCAATGTCAGGTTTGCGCCCTCCGCCGGCGCAGCCATCACTCGTCTGCGCGACCAGCGCTACGACGTCATCCTGAGCGAATATAGTCTCGGCGACGGCCAGGACGGACAGCACTTGCTGGAGGATCTTCGCACCAAGGAGATCATCCCGCTCGACACGCTGTTCATCATGATCACTGGCGAGCGCAATTACGAGCGAGTGGTCAGCGCTGCGGAGCTCGCCCCAAACGACTACATCCTGAAACCGCTCACCCCCGACATGCTGCACATGCGGCTGTTGCGCTCGCTCGAGAAGCGCGACACCTTCCTGCCAGTCTATCGGCTGATCGAGGCGGGGGAGACGCAGCAGGCGATCGACGCCTGCACGGCCCGGGCCGAGAGCCACCCGCGCTACCGCATCGACTTCCTTCGCCTCGAAGCAGAACTCCACGCAGCGCTCGGGCACACCGACCAGGCGGAGAGCATCTACCGCGAGATCCTCGCCGCCAAGGCGATACCGTGGGCGCGGCTCGGCCTGGCGAAGATGCTGTTCGCGAAGAAGGACTACGCAGGCGCGGAGGAGATTCTCAGCGCACTGGTTGCCGAGAACAGCCGCTATGTTGACGCCTACGACTGGCTGGCGCGAACGCGCGAGGAAACGGGCCGCATGGCGGAGGCACGCGAGGTCCTGACCAGTGCGGTTGCCCTTTCCCCCCATCGTCTCGGGCGACTGCGCCATCTCGGCAACGTCCAGCTTGCTGCCGGAGACGGCGCCGCCGCCGAGCGAACGCTGGCAGAGGTGGTGCGGAAAGGAAAATACTCCGATTTTCGCGATCCGGAGGACCACGTGCTGCTCGTCCGGGCGCAGCTCAAGCAGGGCCGTACCGACGAAGCGCAGGCGACAATCCGCGATCTGGAGTCGAGCATGGGGGGGATGCCGGCGACGCCCGTCTGCGCGTCGCTGTCCAAGGCCCTTTACCACACCAGTACCGGAGCGGAGGAACTCGCGCAGGCCGCCTTGCGGGATGCACTGCAGGCCGGCACCGCCGTCTCGTCCCTGTCCATCGACATGAAGCAGGAACTGGTCAAGACCTGCCTGGACAATCACATGGAGGCCGAAGGCAGTCAGCTGGTGATCGACATTCTGCGCAATGCCGCGGACGAACGCACCGTCGAGAGAACCCGCGCGATCCTTCAGGAACGCGGACACGGCGATCTGTCGGACGAACTCGAGGAGCGCGTGCACGTGGAGGTGCGCGGACTCATCGCGGCGGGTGCCGACATGGTGAAGGCGGGCGACTTCGACGGCGCCGTGCGGGAAATGATGGCTGCCGTGCAGAAGATGCCCGGAAATCCCCACGTCCTCTTCAACGCAGCGCTCGCACTGTTGCGACACATCGAGAACCGCGGCTGGAGTGAGCGTCTTGCCTCGCAGGCACGCGGCCTGATTGCGCGTACGCGGCGCCTCGACCCCAGCAATCCGCGTCTCGATGCACTGAGCGGCTTCATGCAGCAGCTGGTCCGGAAATACAATCCGCGCCGGGGCGCCTGA
- a CDS encoding ribonuclease domain-containing protein produces the protein MRALILRFTLFAATALAALPGCGRGPDSATTDALPREALATLALIDRGGPFPYRKDGTVFQNRERLLPEKPRGYYREYTVPTPGKNDRGARRIVTGGEPPEVIYYTADHYRSFRRIDPRR, from the coding sequence TTGCGAGCACTGATACTGAGATTCACGCTGTTCGCTGCAACAGCGCTCGCAGCCTTGCCGGGATGCGGCCGCGGACCGGACAGCGCGACGACCGACGCGCTGCCGCGCGAGGCTCTGGCCACGCTCGCGCTCATCGACCGTGGCGGACCTTTTCCGTATCGCAAGGACGGCACGGTGTTCCAGAACCGCGAGCGCCTGTTGCCCGAAAAGCCGCGCGGTTACTACCGCGAATACACCGTGCCGACGCCCGGCAAGAACGATCGCGGGGCACGCCGTATTGTCACGGGAGGGGAGCCTCCCGAGGTGATTTACTACACCGCCGATCACTATCGCAGTTTCCGCCGCATCGATCCGCGGCGCTGA
- a CDS encoding cysteine-rich CWC family protein encodes MTERNPNLSEPTSVTSTCPRCGAVFTCGMQAGEPVCWCAVLPRLVTVPDEGAGCYCPACLKALLEASQG; translated from the coding sequence ATGACTGAAAGAAATCCGAATTTATCCGAGCCGACGAGCGTCACTTCAACCTGTCCGCGCTGTGGGGCCGTCTTTACCTGCGGGATGCAGGCAGGCGAACCCGTGTGCTGGTGCGCGGTTCTGCCGCGTCTGGTCACAGTTCCGGACGAAGGCGCCGGTTGCTATTGTCCGGCTTGCCTCAAGGCGCTGCTTGAAGCGTCGCAGGGCTGA
- the argB gene encoding acetylglutamate kinase encodes MSDSPDTDKVTPALKAEILAEALPYIKRFFDKTIVIKYGGNAMTDPKLKDCFARDVVLLKLVGLNPVVVHGGGPQIENLLARVGKKGEFVQGMRVTDAETMEVVEMVLGGQVNKEIVNLINQAGGKAVGLTGKDANFIRAKKLMMQKKDAPPGDLVDIGQVGEITQIDPSLISFLDQGDFIPVIAPIGVGEEGETYNINADVVAGKLAEILKAEKLVLLTNTPGVLDKDGNLLTGLTPRQIDGLVEDGTLSGGMLPKIGSALDAARNGVKSVHIIDGRVEHCLLLEILTDHGVGTMIKSK; translated from the coding sequence ATGTCCGACTCCCCCGACACCGATAAGGTGACGCCCGCCCTCAAGGCCGAGATCCTCGCGGAGGCCCTGCCCTACATCAAGCGTTTCTTCGACAAGACGATCGTCATCAAGTACGGCGGCAACGCGATGACCGATCCGAAGCTGAAGGATTGCTTTGCGCGCGACGTCGTGCTGTTGAAGCTGGTGGGCCTGAATCCGGTCGTGGTGCACGGCGGCGGCCCGCAGATCGAGAACCTGCTCGCACGCGTCGGCAAGAAGGGCGAGTTCGTGCAGGGGATGCGCGTGACCGACGCGGAGACGATGGAAGTCGTCGAGATGGTGCTGGGCGGGCAGGTGAACAAGGAGATCGTGAATCTCATCAACCAGGCGGGCGGCAAGGCCGTGGGCCTGACCGGCAAGGACGCGAACTTCATCCGCGCGAAGAAGCTGATGATGCAGAAGAAGGACGCACCGCCGGGAGACCTCGTCGATATCGGTCAGGTCGGCGAGATCACGCAGATCGACCCCAGCCTGATCTCCTTCCTCGACCAAGGCGACTTCATTCCGGTGATCGCGCCGATCGGTGTCGGCGAGGAGGGCGAGACCTACAACATCAACGCCGACGTGGTGGCCGGCAAGCTCGCCGAGATCCTCAAGGCCGAGAAGCTGGTGCTGCTGACGAACACGCCGGGCGTGCTGGACAAGGACGGCAATCTGCTCACCGGCCTCACGCCGCGCCAGATAGACGGTCTCGTCGAGGACGGCACGCTGTCGGGGGGCATGCTGCCGAAGATCGGCTCGGCGCTGGATGCGGCGCGCAACGGCGTGAAGTCGGTGCACATCATCGACGGTCGCGTCGAACACTGCCTGCTGCTGGAAATCCTGACCGACCACGGCGTCGGCACGATGATCAAGAGCAAGTAA
- a CDS encoding barstar family protein codes for MDELDRVADRLRKASGAGVYHLPQDGGAAIAAAAAAAGLGVAHADLSDCRDKAEFLRRVAAALRFPDWFGHNWDALADCVSDMSWWPDEGHVLILEHADGFRIAAERDFLEALEILGEAAGDWATQDVPFWIFVGLTADGVAHLRRF; via the coding sequence ATGGACGAGCTTGATCGAGTCGCCGACAGGCTGCGCAAGGCTTCCGGTGCCGGCGTGTATCACCTGCCTCAGGACGGCGGGGCAGCCATTGCCGCCGCCGCCGCCGCCGCCGGCCTCGGGGTGGCGCATGCCGACCTGTCCGATTGCCGGGACAAAGCCGAGTTCCTGCGCCGGGTCGCTGCGGCACTGCGTTTTCCCGATTGGTTCGGCCACAATTGGGACGCCCTTGCGGACTGTGTGTCGGACATGAGCTGGTGGCCGGACGAGGGCCATGTACTGATCCTCGAGCACGCCGATGGATTTCGCATCGCGGCGGAACGAGACTTTCTCGAGGCGCTCGAGATTCTCGGGGAGGCGGCCGGCGACTGGGCCACGCAAGACGTTCCCTTCTGGATCTTCGTCGGACTGACCGCCGACGGGGTCGCCCATCTACGACGATTCTGA
- the cysD gene encoding sulfate adenylyltransferase subunit CysD: protein MSLTHLQRLEAESIHIMREVVAEAENPVMLYSIGKDSAVMLHLAMKAFHPARPPFPLLHVDTRWKFRDMYAFRDEMVSKLGLDLIVHINPEGVAKDINPFTHGSAIHTDIMKTEGLKQALDKYGFDAAFGGARRDEEKSRAKERIFSFRTAQHRWDPKSQRPELWKLYNARKHKGESMRVFPLSNWTELDIWQYIYLEKVPIVPLYLAAVRPVVERDGALIMVDDERMPLHPGEVPMMKKVRFRTLGCYPLTGAVESEADTLPAIIQEMLLTKTSERQGRVIDHDSAASMEKKKQEGYF, encoded by the coding sequence ATGTCTCTTACCCACCTGCAGCGGCTCGAAGCCGAAAGCATCCACATCATGCGCGAGGTGGTCGCCGAAGCGGAAAACCCGGTGATGCTGTACTCCATCGGCAAGGACAGCGCGGTGATGCTGCACCTCGCGATGAAGGCCTTCCACCCGGCGCGCCCGCCCTTCCCGCTGCTGCATGTCGATACGCGCTGGAAGTTTCGCGACATGTATGCCTTCCGCGACGAGATGGTGAGCAAGCTCGGCCTCGACCTGATCGTGCATATCAACCCCGAGGGCGTCGCGAAGGACATCAACCCCTTCACCCACGGCTCCGCAATCCACACCGACATCATGAAAACCGAGGGCCTCAAGCAGGCACTCGACAAGTACGGCTTCGACGCAGCCTTCGGTGGCGCACGCCGAGACGAGGAAAAATCGCGCGCCAAGGAGCGCATTTTCTCCTTCCGCACCGCGCAGCACCGCTGGGACCCCAAGAGCCAGCGTCCCGAGCTGTGGAAGCTCTACAACGCCAGGAAGCACAAGGGCGAGTCGATGCGCGTCTTCCCCTTGTCGAACTGGACCGAGCTCGACATCTGGCAATACATCTACCTCGAGAAGGTGCCCATCGTGCCGCTCTACCTCGCCGCCGTGCGCCCGGTCGTGGAGCGTGACGGCGCGCTGATCATGGTCGACGACGAGCGCATGCCGCTGCATCCGGGCGAAGTGCCGATGATGAAGAAGGTGCGCTTCCGGACGCTGGGCTGCTACCCGCTCACCGGCGCAGTCGAATCCGAGGCCGACACGCTGCCGGCGATCATCCAGGAGATGCTGCTGACGAAGACGTCCGAGCGCCAGGGCCGTGTCATCGACCACGACTCCGCCGCGTCCATGGAAAAGAAGAAGCAGGAGGGGTACTTCTAA
- the nudB gene encoding dihydroneopterin triphosphate diphosphatase translates to MMAYKLPVSVLVVVHTAALDVLLLQRVSPPGFWQSVTGSLEPGESPAEAALREICEETGIAARPQDLVDWRRCNRFAIREEWRHRYAPEVSHNLEHVFSLCVPDGQPVTLAPDEHDATFWLPHDAAAAKVFSWTNRDAILQLPDHFPAGRRR, encoded by the coding sequence ATGATGGCCTACAAGCTGCCTGTGTCCGTGCTCGTTGTCGTACATACGGCAGCGCTCGACGTATTGTTGCTGCAGCGCGTGTCACCGCCGGGCTTCTGGCAGTCGGTCACCGGAAGCCTGGAGCCGGGCGAATCGCCTGCGGAGGCGGCGCTGCGGGAGATTTGCGAGGAAACGGGGATCGCGGCCCGACCACAAGACCTTGTCGATTGGCGACGCTGCAACCGCTTCGCGATCCGCGAGGAATGGCGCCACCGCTATGCGCCCGAGGTGTCCCACAATCTCGAGCACGTCTTCAGCCTGTGCGTGCCCGACGGCCAGCCGGTCACGCTCGCACCCGACGAGCACGACGCGACATTTTGGCTGCCTCACGACGCGGCTGCGGCGAAAGTTTTCTCGTGGACCAATCGCGACGCGATCCTGCAACTGCCCGATCATTTCCCGGCGGGCCGCAGGCGCTAG
- the cysN gene encoding sulfate adenylyltransferase subunit CysN, which yields MAHISDLIATDIEQYLQAHEKKSLLRFITCGSVDDGKSTLIGRLLYESKMLFEDQLAAMEADSKKYGTQGENLDFALLVDGLAAEREQGITIDVAYRFFSTDKRKFIVADTPGHEQYTRNMVTGASTADAAVLMVDARRGVLTQTRRHSYLVSLLGIRHIVVAISKMDLVDYAEPVFRRICEDYRSFAAQIGLDEVTFIPMSAYKGDNIIEPSASMPWYHGTTLMGYLETVEVDDERLQKQPFRLPVQWVNRPNLDFRGFAGTIAGGIVKPGDRIRVQPSGKESTIARIVTRDGDVEQAVAGQSITLTLADEIDISRGDVISTADSPAGSADQFETTLVWMHDEPLLPGRPYLLKIGAKTVTATVTHIKYQVNVNTLEHVAARTLDLNAIGVCNLSLDRPIAFDPYDENRDTGGFILIDRLSNNTVGAGLIHFALRRSQNIHMQHVDVDKAARAALKHQKPCVLWFTGLSGAGKSTVANLVEKKLHAQGYHTYLLDGDNVRHGLNKDLGFTEADRVENIRRVAEVAKLMVDAGLIVITAFISPFRAERQMARSLVAEDEFLEVFIDTPLEVAEGRDAKGLYKKARRGELKNFTGIDSPYEAPEAPDVRINTVTMSAAEAATYLVLELQRRGGLGD from the coding sequence ATGGCCCACATCTCGGATCTGATCGCCACCGACATCGAGCAGTACCTGCAGGCGCACGAGAAGAAGAGCCTGCTGCGCTTCATCACCTGCGGCAGCGTCGACGACGGCAAGAGCACGCTGATCGGTCGCCTGCTGTACGAATCGAAGATGCTCTTCGAGGACCAGCTCGCCGCCATGGAGGCCGACTCGAAGAAGTACGGCACGCAAGGCGAGAATCTCGACTTCGCGCTGCTCGTCGACGGCCTCGCCGCCGAGCGCGAGCAGGGCATCACGATCGACGTCGCCTATCGCTTCTTCTCCACCGACAAGCGCAAGTTCATCGTCGCCGACACGCCGGGGCACGAGCAATACACCCGCAACATGGTCACCGGCGCTTCGACCGCCGACGCGGCGGTGCTGATGGTCGATGCGCGCCGCGGTGTGCTCACGCAGACTCGGCGACATAGCTACCTCGTGTCGCTGCTGGGCATCCGCCACATCGTCGTCGCGATCAGCAAGATGGACCTCGTCGACTACGCCGAGCCCGTGTTCCGGCGCATCTGCGAGGACTATCGCAGCTTCGCCGCACAGATCGGTCTCGATGAGGTGACCTTCATCCCGATGTCCGCCTACAAGGGCGACAACATCATCGAGCCCAGCGCCAGCATGCCCTGGTATCACGGCACGACGCTGATGGGCTACCTCGAAACCGTCGAGGTCGACGACGAACGCCTGCAGAAGCAGCCCTTCCGCCTACCCGTGCAGTGGGTTAACCGCCCGAACCTCGACTTCCGCGGCTTCGCCGGCACCATCGCCGGCGGCATCGTGAAACCGGGCGACCGCATCCGCGTCCAGCCCTCGGGCAAGGAAAGCACGATCGCGCGCATCGTTACGCGCGACGGCGACGTGGAGCAGGCCGTCGCCGGCCAGTCGATCACGCTGACCCTCGCCGACGAGATCGACATCTCGCGTGGTGACGTCATCTCGACCGCCGACTCGCCCGCTGGCTCGGCCGACCAGTTCGAGACGACCCTGGTGTGGATGCACGACGAGCCGCTCCTGCCTGGTCGCCCCTATCTGCTCAAGATCGGCGCGAAGACCGTCACTGCGACCGTCACCCACATCAAGTACCAGGTCAACGTGAATACCCTGGAGCATGTGGCCGCGCGCACGCTGGACCTCAACGCGATCGGCGTGTGCAACCTCAGCCTCGACCGCCCGATCGCCTTCGATCCCTATGACGAGAACCGCGACACCGGCGGCTTCATCCTCATCGACCGCCTGAGCAACAACACCGTCGGCGCGGGGCTGATCCACTTCGCACTGCGTCGCAGCCAGAACATCCACATGCAGCACGTCGATGTGGACAAGGCTGCGCGCGCCGCGCTCAAGCACCAGAAGCCGTGCGTGCTGTGGTTCACCGGCCTGTCCGGCGCCGGCAAGTCAACGGTTGCCAATCTCGTCGAGAAGAAGCTGCACGCACAGGGTTATCACACCTACCTGCTCGACGGCGACAACGTGCGCCACGGGCTCAACAAGGACCTCGGCTTCACGGAGGCCGACCGCGTCGAGAACATCCGGCGCGTGGCCGAAGTGGCGAAGCTGATGGTCGATGCCGGCCTCATCGTCATCACCGCCTTCATCTCGCCCTTCCGTGCCGAGCGCCAGATGGCGCGCAGCCTGGTGGCCGAAGACGAATTCCTCGAAGTATTCATCGACACGCCGCTCGAGGTCGCCGAAGGGCGCGACGCCAAGGGGCTGTACAAGAAGGCAAGGCGCGGCGAACTCAAGAACTTCACCGGGATCGACTCCCCCTACGAGGCGCCGGAAGCGCCCGACGTGCGCATCAACACCGTGACGATGAGCGCCGCCGAGGCGGCCACCTACCTCGTGCTGGAGTTGCAGCGCCGCGGCGGTCTGGGCGACTGA
- the cysQ gene encoding 3'(2'),5'-bisphosphate nucleotidase CysQ: protein MSNALPLSGLIERLLPIAHDAGDVVMSVYATDFSVRGKDDASPVTEADERAEQVILGGLAALAPEIPVVAEEAVAAGRVPEIGRRFWLVDPLDGTKEFIRRNGEFTVNIALVEDGRPLLGVVLAPALGKLYAGAAGVGAFVEDASGRRTIRCRVPPAEGLTVLASRSHGDAAALDAFLAGRKVARLASAGSSLKLCLIAAGEADLYPRLGRTMEWDIAAGHAVLAAAGGRVTGLDGRPLVYAKQGFENPHFAAWGLEEGAPLRAA from the coding sequence GTGTCAAATGCGCTTCCCCTTTCCGGTCTAATCGAGCGACTGCTGCCGATCGCGCACGACGCAGGGGATGTCGTGATGTCGGTCTACGCGACGGACTTTTCGGTGCGCGGCAAGGATGACGCATCGCCGGTCACCGAGGCGGACGAACGCGCCGAGCAGGTGATCCTCGGCGGGCTCGCCGCGCTCGCGCCGGAGATCCCCGTCGTGGCCGAGGAAGCGGTCGCTGCGGGACGTGTTCCGGAGATCGGCAGGCGATTCTGGCTCGTCGACCCGCTCGACGGCACCAAGGAGTTCATCAGGCGCAACGGCGAATTCACGGTCAATATCGCCCTCGTCGAGGATGGCCGGCCGCTGCTGGGCGTGGTTCTCGCGCCCGCACTCGGCAAGCTCTACGCAGGGGCAGCGGGCGTCGGCGCCTTCGTCGAGGATGCCAGCGGTCGCCGGACGATCCGCTGCCGGGTGCCGCCAGCCGAAGGTCTCACCGTGCTCGCCAGCCGCTCGCACGGCGACGCCGCGGCGCTCGACGCCTTTCTCGCGGGACGCAAGGTCGCCAGGCTCGCGAGCGCCGGATCCTCGCTCAAGCTGTGCCTGATCGCAGCGGGCGAAGCCGACCTCTACCCGCGCCTCGGGCGCACGATGGAATGGGACATCGCCGCCGGCCATGCAGTGCTCGCTGCGGCCGGCGGACGGGTCACCGGACTGGACGGGCGCCCGCTTGTCTATGCCAAGCAGGGCTTCGAGAATCCCCATTTCGCCGCCTGGGGCCTTGAAGAAGGCGCGCCCCTCCGAGCCGCATGA